One Vigna unguiculata cultivar IT97K-499-35 chromosome 7, ASM411807v1, whole genome shotgun sequence genomic region harbors:
- the LOC114191139 gene encoding uncharacterized protein LOC114191139, translated as MQQQMWNREEEVTWTSFRTRFLEKYFPDNTKHDREAEFLTLQHGDLSVQAYVERKFEGGLQHELRCFIVPLRPRHFANKCPNKKTTPGSRSQPPSSDRLRAVGRVFAMTSTEATLSGNLILDYCLLFGNTVLVLFDLGASHSFISHECVEKLVLSTRDLGCKLIVSTPASGQVSTNLACVGCLMEVEGRHFKVNLICLPLEGLEVILGIDWLSINHVVIDCGRRKIIFPETEGLELVTSQEAVKEMKQGSTCFVIVAQEKKISTEEQINRIPVVDEYADVFLDEIPELPPSRDIYFSIDVIPGAGLVSAAPYRIARAELAELKKQIEDLLEKKFI; from the exons ATGCAGCAGCAGATGTGGAACAGGGAGGAGGAGGTGACTTGGACCAGCTTCAGGACGAGATTCCTAGAGAAATACTTCCCAGATAACACTAAACATGATCGCGAGGCCGAGTTCCTCACCTTACAACATGGGGACTTATCAGTGCAGGCCTATGTAGAGAG GAAGTTTGAAGGCGGCCTCCAACATGAACTGAGGTGCTTTATTGTACCACTGAGG CCAAGACATTTTGCCAACAAGTGTCCTAACAAGAAGACTACTCCAGGATCACGATCTCAACCACCTTCATCTGATAGGCTGAGAGCAGTAGGTCGGGTCTTCGCCATGACTAGTACTGAGGCCACCCTGTCAGGTAACCTGATTCTGGACTATTGCTTACTTTTTGGTAACACTGTGCTAGTGCTATTTGATTTAGGAGCTTCACACTCCTTCATATCCCATGAGTGTGTAGAGAAATTGGTATTGTCTACTCGTGACCTGGGATGCAAGTTGATAGTCTCGACCCCAGCATCTGGACAGGTTTCAACAAATTTGGCCTGTGTTGGATGCTTGATGGAGGTAGAGGGCAGACACTTCAAGGTGAACCTCATTTGCTTGCCCTTGGAGGGATTGGAGGTTATATTGGGAATTGACTGGTTGTCTATCAACCATGTGGTGattgattgtggacggcgcaAAATTATATTTCCAGAAACTGAGGGGTTAGAGTTGGTGACATCGCAAGAGGCCGTAAAAGAGATGAAACAAGGATCTACTTGCTTTGTGATAGTGGcccaagagaagaaaataagcaCTGAAGAGCAGATTAATCGAATACCAGTGGTAGATGAATATGCCGACGTATTTCTAGATGAGATACCCGAGTTGCCACCTAGCAGGGACATATATTTCTCAATTGATGTAATCCCTGGAGCGGGTCTAGTGTCGGCAGCACCGTACAGAATAGCACGGGCAGAACTAGCAGAGTTGAAAAAGCAGATCGAGGATTTGCTAGAGAAGAAATTCATTTGA